The Vicia villosa cultivar HV-30 ecotype Madison, WI linkage group LG1, Vvil1.0, whole genome shotgun sequence genome includes a region encoding these proteins:
- the LOC131614996 gene encoding uncharacterized protein LOC131614996 — MAGRVVLINAVLNAIPIYSLSFYKAPAKWRILTEKEAVWSGILKNRYGNPTLKVLVGDISVVNKKDSIWWRDLLTSDNYANMGENHFAGAVTCNVGDGNVVPYWYACWAGTQTLREAFPKLFAVASDHLIYVAATGSVTATDWEYNSASLFSAETVASNFLVQQQLGFLQHISVEQDVNDEFCWALTADGAFSVKSCFDRFKEKLSSPPLDAATVLAINHLWKFKVPSKLLCFGWRVILDRIATKDQLFKRGITAAMNDLLCVFCEEEVESLSHLLCHCGIVSGIWRKVYNWLGSLEEITLEEFEEFFKHCDKVKWLNRRHTAAVI; from the exons ATGGCGGGGAGAGTGGTGTTGATAAACGCGGTTCTCAACGCGATACCTATCTATTCCTTATCTTTTTACAAAGCGCCCGCAAAA tggaggattttGACGGAGAAGGAAGCGGTGTGGAGTGGTATTCTTAAGAATCGGTATGGCAATCCGACTCTAAAAGTTCTTGTTGGAGATATTAGTGTTGTTAATAAAAAGGATTCTATTTGGTGGAGGGATTTGCTAACTTCCGATAATTATGCAAATATGGGGGAGAATCATTTTGCCGGGGCTGTTACTTGCAATGTGGGGGATGGTAATGTTGTTCCGTACTGGTACGCATGCTGGGCAGGAACTCAAACGTTACGGGAAGCATTCCCGAAGCTCTTCGCAGTGGCTTCGGACCATCTAATTTATGTTGCTGCAACTGGCAGCGTCACTGCCACTGACTGGGAATATAACTCGGCATCTTTGTTTTCGGCAGAAACAGTAGCCTCAAACTTTCTGGTTCAGCAGCAGTTGGGTTTTTTGCAACACATATCGGTGGAGCAGGATGTTAATGATGAGTTCTGTTGGGCGTTAACGGCGGATGGAGCATTTTCTGTTAAGTCTTGCTTTGACAGGTTCAAGGAGAAGCTTTCGTCTCCTCCTTTAGACGCAGCTACTGTCTTGGCCATAAATCACCTGTGGAAGTTTAAGGTTCCGTCAAAACTTCTTTGTTTCGGTTGGAGGGTTATTCTTGATAGGATCGCCACAAAGGACCAACTCTTTAAAAGAGGCATAACGGCGGCCATGAATGACTTACTTTGTGTGTTCTGTGAGGAGGAAGTTGAATCTTTAAGCCACTTGCTTTGTCATTGCGGGATCGTGTCGGGGATATGGAGGAAGGTCTATAATTGGTTGGGTTCTTTGGAGGAGATCACGTTAGAAGAGTTTGAGGAGTTCTTTAAGCATTGTGATAAGGTGAAGTGGTTAAATAGAAGGCACACCGCAGCGGTCATTTAG
- the LOC131604421 gene encoding lysM domain receptor-like kinase 3: protein MNTWTISQPLHNSEREPMPWSTRLRISLDVARGLEYIHDHSVPVYIHRDIKSDSILLNENFTAKIADFGLTKLTDVASSTDNTIHVAGTFGYMPPENAYGHISRKIDVYAFGVVLYQLISAKEAVIKIDKPSTEFKSFEIKTDDSIDEYKSLVALFDEEGDSIEGQRKMVDPRLGNNYSIDSINKMAQLAKDCTNRDPKRRPRMRVVVVSLMKLNSTIDDGSMTSSEALSPIKELDEQN, encoded by the exons ATGAATACATGGACAATAAGCCAACCTCTACATAATTCAG AGAGAGAACCGATGCCATGGTCTACCAGGTTGCGAATTTCTCTGGATGTAGCGAGAGGCCTTGAGTATATTCATGATCATTCAGTGCCTGTATATATCCATCGCGACATTAAATCAGATAGCATTTTATTAAATGAAAACTTCACTGCAAAG ATTGCAGATTTTGGATTAACCAAGCTTACTGATGTTGCAAGTTCAACAGATAACACTATTCATGTGGCAGGCACATTTGGTTACATGCCACCTGA AAATGCATACGGACATATTTCTCGCAAAATAGATGTATATGCTTTTGGAGTTGTCCTTTATCAACTAATTTCTGCTAAAGAAGCTGTGATCAAGATCGATAAACCTAGTACCGAGTTCAAAAGTTTTGAAATTAAGACCGATGACTCTATTGATGAATACAAGAGCCTTGTAGCTTtg TTTGATGAAGAGGGAGATTCTATAGAAGGTCAAAGAAAAATGGTGGATCCAAGGCTAGGAAATAACTACTCAATTGATTCTATTAACAAG ATGGCACAGCTTGCAAAGGATTGCACAAATCGAGATCCGAAAAGACGTCCAAGAATGAGAGTTGTTGTGGTTTCACTTATGAAACTAAATTCTACTATTGATGATGGAAGTATGACAAGTAGCGAAGCATTGAGTCCCATTAAGGAGCTTGATGAACAAAACTGA
- the LOC131615070 gene encoding uncharacterized protein LOC131615070, which produces MIKLIGSILNDIITVKEQQQRGHKKLKSDEEDKYGFFSYKARNKRRFDNQSTHWKTCASSIAARASLVGSLTKRKANNSIQSFSLLKAFDIAISPRSPSNCLEVLWCPPSRGWVKCNTDGVASGSPLFAACGGIFRDEEANHIISFAAYIGLGSPVVAEFMAVIIAIEKAILENWSRLWIETDCKLVVKAFANVHLVPWVLKSRWLTC; this is translated from the exons ATGATCAAGCTCATAGGATCAATCCTCAATGACATAATAACGGTGAAGGAACAACAACAGAGGGGACATAAAAAGTTGAAAAGTGATGAAGAGGATAAATATGGTTTCTTTAGTTATAAG GCTAGAAACAAGAGAAGGTTTGATAATCAAAGTACACACTGGAAAACTTGTGCCTCCAGTATTGCAGCAAGAGCTAGCTTAGTGGGGTCTTTAACCAAAAGGAAAGCTAATAACTCCATTCAAAGTTTTTCTTTGCTCAAGGCTTTTGACATTGCTATTAGCCCCAGGAGTCCTTCGAATTGTTTGGAGGTTTTGTGGTGTCCGCCTTCTCGTGGTTGGGTCAAGTGTAACACCGATGGCGTTGCTTCGGGCTCTCCTTTGTTTGCTGCCTGCGGAGGTATTTTTCGTGACGAGGAGGCCAATCATATCATTAGTTTTGCTGCGTATATTGGTCTGGGCTCACCAGTGGTTGCAGAGTTCATGGCGGTTATTATTGCAATTGAGAAAGCTATCCTTGAAAACTGGTCTAGACTGTGGATTGAAACGGACTGCAAGTTGGTTGTGAAGGCTTTTGCAAACGTTCATCTTGTGCCTTGGGTTCTCAAGTCTCGTTGGCTTACGTGTTGA
- the LOC131615149 gene encoding putative F-box protein At1g67623 translates to MASKIISKKKTNKKPLAAIQQLPKDLLIEVVASIASQSFHDVHNMKICCRDFLKITEEDYVLQKICLDSFPLIQWFPNEKALSFLKRCMKSGNVEILFREGFRECFSYSNENNFGGLDKLKTAAQKGHKEAIYMYGMILLCSENLDSRNQGLEYMRFLRKSKNIVSSRNKVHCLSKSFWKNNKMSMRRQTHLCNFKETCKGWKPKEGRWSFINDDDDDTNLCEFCRWDYELEFFYQLFNI, encoded by the coding sequence ATGGCATCAAAAATAATCTCGAAGAAGAAAACCAACAAGAAGCCACTAGCTGCCATACAACAACTCCCAAAAGATTTGTTAATTGAAGTGGTTGCGAGCATAGCCTCTCAATCTTTTCATGACGTTCACAATATGAAAATATGTTGTCGTGATTTTCTTAAAATCACCGAAGAAGATTATGTGTTACAAAAAATTTGTTTAGATAGTTTTCCTTTGATTCAATGGTTTCCTAATGAGAAAGCATTGAGTTTTTTGAAACGTTGCATGAAAAGTGGAAATGTTGAAATCTTGTTTAGAGAAGGATTTCGTGAATGTTTTAGTTATTCAAACGAAAACAATTTTGGAGGTCTTGATAAGTTAAAGACTGCGGCTCAAAAGGGTCACAAGGAAGCAATATACATGTATGGTATGATCTTGTTGTGTTCTGAAAATTTGGATTCAAGAAATCAAGGACTTGAGTATATGCGTTTTTTaagaaaatccaaaaatatagtgagTTCAAGAAATAAGGTTCATTGTTTATCAAAAAGTttttggaaaaataataaaatgtcaaTGCGCAGGCAAACTCATCTATGCAACTTCAAGGAGACATGTAAGGGATGGAAACCGAAGGAAGGTCGATGGTCATTTATAAATGACGACGACGATGACACTAATTTGTGTGAATTTTGTAGATGGGATTACGAGTTAGAGTTCTTTTaccaattatttaatatttaa